One part of the Dioscorea cayenensis subsp. rotundata cultivar TDr96_F1 chromosome 2, TDr96_F1_v2_PseudoChromosome.rev07_lg8_w22 25.fasta, whole genome shotgun sequence genome encodes these proteins:
- the LOC120275230 gene encoding protein NRT1/ PTR FAMILY 5.2-like: MDLKGNPIFRSKSGGWTACSFIIVYEAFERMTYFGIGSSLVIYLTTKLHQGTVASANNVTNWIGTLFMTPILGAYVADTHLSRYWTFIISSIIYLSGMCLLTLAVSLPSLKPPPCGANTSDPNCTEKASSLQIGVFFTALYILAIGTGGVKPSISTMGADQFDEFDPKERAHKVSFFNWWSFSIFLGAFFATTILVYVQENVGWTLGYALPTLGLFISSIIFVIGTPFYRHKLPSGSPFSKMAKVLVATLRKWRIELPDDRKELHELALEQYYNTNGNFRIEHTPTLRILDKAAVKSGPTSPWILCTVTQVEETKQMLRMMPILVTTFIPSTMVAQMNTLFIKQGTTLDRNISPHFKIPPACLQAFATISMLVSIVIYDRCFVPFMKRWTKNPRGITLLQRFGVGMVFHIILMAVASVTENQRLRTVKDQGLEGGGEVPLSIFILLPQFVLMGMADAFLWVAMTEFFYDQAPETMKSLGTSLSFMSLGVGNFLSSYLLSTVSHVTKNNGHEGWILNNLNASHLDYYYAFFAILNLLNFCFFIVLSRFYVYKVENAEQMDRLHAEIEMT; encoded by the exons ATGGATCTCAAAGGCAACCCTATATTTAGATCAAAGAGTGGTGGTTGGACTGCTTGTTCCTTTATTATAG TGTATGAAGCTTTTGAGAGGATGACATATTTTGGGATAGGATCAAGCCTTGTAATCTACTTGACCACCAAATTGCACCAAGGCACAGTAGCTTCAGCCAATAACGTTACTAACTGGATTGGTACTTTGTTTATGACGCCGATACTCGGTGCCTATGTCGCCGACACTCATCTTAGTCGTTATTGGACCTTCATCATCTCCTCTATCATTTATCTTTCG GGAATGTGCCTGCTAACACTGGCAGTATCACTGCCATCACTGAAACCACCACCTTGTGGAGCTAACACTAGTGACCCCAATTGCACTGAAAAGGCTTCATCGCTGCAAATTGGCGTGTTCTTCACTGCACTCTACATCTTAGCGATCGGCACCGGTGGCGTGAAACCGAGCATTTCGACCATGGGAGCCGACCAATTCGATGAGTTCGATCCAAAGGAGAGAGCACACAAGGTTTCCTTTTTCAACTGGTGGTCGTTCAGCATCTTCCTTGGCGCTTTCTTTGCCACCACTATTCTTGTGTATGTTCAAGAGAATGTAGGATGGACACTAGGCTACGCATTGCCTACTCTTGGTCTCTTCATTTCAAGCATCATCTTCGTTATCGGGACTCCATTTTATCGGCATAAACTACCTTCGGGTAGCCCTTTCTCAAAGATGGCAAAGGTTCTTGTGGCAACcttgaggaaatggagaatTGAATTGCCTGATGATCGCAAGGAACTTCATGAGCTTGCTTTGGAACAGTATTATAACACAAATGGGAATTTCAGAATTGAACACACTCCAACCCTTAG GATATTAGACAAAGCAGCAGTGAAAAGTGGACCAACATCGCCATGGATATTATGCACAGTGACACAAGTcgaagaaacaaaacaaatgctTCGCATGATGCCTATACTTGTTACAACATTCATACCAAGCACAATGGTAGCTCAAATGAACACTCTCTTCATCAAGCAAGGCACAACACTAGACCGAAACATCAGCCCTCATTTCAAGATCCCTCCAGCATGTCTTCAAGCCTTTGCTACTATCTCAATGCTAGTCTCCATTGTCATCTATGATAGGTGCTTTGTCCCCTTCATGAAGAGATGGACCAAGAACCCCAGAGgtataactctcctccaaaggtttGGTGTGGGTATGGTATTCCACATCATACTTATGGCGGTAGCTTCAGTAACCGAAAACCAACGTCTAAGAACAGTTAAAGATCAGGGATtggaaggaggaggtgaagttCCACTTAGCATCTTCATACTACTTCCTCAGTTTGTGCTCATGGGAATGGCTGATGCTTTTTTATGGGTGGCCATGACTGAGTTCTTTTATGATCAAGCTCCTGAAACCATGAAGAGTCTTGGAACATCTTTATCATTTATGAGCTTGGGAGTCGGAAACTTTCTAAGCAGCTACTTATTATCAACAGTGTCTCATGTCACAAAGAATAATGGCCATGAAGGATGGATCTTGAACAACCTCAATGCATCTCATCTTGActactattatgctttctttgcaATCCTTAACCTTTTGAACTTCTGCTTCTTCATCGTTCTCAGCAGATTCTATGTTTACAAAGTTGAGAATGCTGAACAGATGGACCGATTGCATGCAGAGATAGAAATGACATGA
- the LOC120270328 gene encoding protein NRT1/ PTR FAMILY 5.2-like, with amino-acid sequence MAGGDSEATQGEYTKDGSVNLKGKPILRSKSGGWTACTFVVVYEVFERMAYYGISSNLVLYLTNKLHQGTVTSANNVTNWVGTVWMTPMIGAYIADAHLGRYWTFIIASIIYLSGMCLLTLAVSLPSLKPPPCGANTSDPNCTEKASSLQLGVFFTALYILAIGTGGTKPNISTIGADQFDEFNEKERAHKLSFFNWWMFSIFLGTFFANTVLVYIQDNVGWTVGYALPTLGLLISIIIFVVGTPFYRHKLPSGSPFSKMAKVLLATLRKWRVQVPKDHKELHELNLEAYDTNGKFRIEHTPILRILDKAAVKTGPTSQWILCPVTQVEETKQMLRMIPILFTTFIPSTMIAQVNTLFTKQGTTLDRNIGPHFKIPAACLQAFVTISMLVSIVIYDRCFVPFMKRWTKNPRGITLLQRFGVGMVFHIILMTVASVTENRRLRTVKDHGLEGGGEVPLSIFILLPQFVLMGMADAFLEVAKIEFFYDQAPETMKSLGTSYSHASLGVGNFLSSYLLSTVSRVSKKNGHKGWILNNLNASHLDYYYAFFAILNLLNLLFFIILSRFYVYKVENTEKMDGFPSVEENKGDSMK; translated from the exons ATGGCAGGAGGAGACTCAGAGGCAACTCAAGGGGAATATACAAAGGATGGCTCTGTAAATCTTAAGGGCAAGCCTATACTTAGATCAAAGAGTGGAGGTTGGACTGCTTGTACCTTTGTTGTAG TGTATGAGGTTTTTGAGAGGATGGCATATTATGGAATATCATCAAATCTTGTGCTCTACTTGACCAACAAATTGCATCAAGGCACTGTAACTTCGGCGAACAACGTTACTAATTGGGTCGGTACTGTGTGGATGACGCCGATGATCGGTGCCTATATCGCCGATGCTCATCTTGGTCGCTATTGGACCTTCATCATCGCCTCAATCATCTATCTTTCG GGAATGTGCCTGCTAACACTAGCAGTATCACTGCCTTCACTGAAACCACCACCATGTGGAGCTAACACTAGTGACCCAAATTGCACTGAAAAAGCTTCATCACTGCAACTTGGTGTGTTCTTCACTGCACTCTACATCTTAGCCATCGGCACCGGTGGCACAAAGCCGAACATTTCGACCATTGGAGCAGACCAATTTGATGAATTCAATGAAAAGGAGAGAGCACATAAGCTCTCCTTCTTCAACTGGTGGATGTTCAGCATCTTTCTTGGCACTTTCTTTGCCAACACTGTTCTTGTTTACATTCAAGACAATGTAGGATGGACGGTAGGTTATGCATTGCCTACTCTTGGTCTATTGATTTCAATCATCATCTTCGTTGTTGGTACTCCTTTCTACCGGCATAAACTACCTTCCGGTAGCCCATTTTCAAAGATGGCTAAGGTTCTTCTGGCAaccttgaggaaatggagggtTCAAGTGCCTAAGGATCATAAAGAACTTCATGAACTTAATTTGGAAGCATATGACACCAATGGCAAGTTCAGAATTGAACACACTCCAATCCTAAG GATATTAGACAAAGCAGCAGTGAAGACCGGACCGACATCGCAGTGGATATTATGCCCGGTGACACAAGTcgaagaaacaaaacaaatgctTCGTATGATCCCTATACTCTTTACCACATTCATACCAAGCACAATGATAGCTCAAGTTAACACTCTCTTCACCAAGCAAGGCACAACACTAGACCGTAACATCGGTCCTCATTTCAAGATCCCTGCGGCATGTCTTCAAGCCTTTGTCACTATCTCAATGCTAGTCTCCATTGTCATCTATGATAGGTGCTTTGTCCCCTTCATGAAGAGATGGACCAAGAACCCCAGAGgtataactctcctccaaaggtttGGTGTGGGTATGGTATTCCACATCATACTTATGACGGTAGCTTCAGTAACCGAAAACCGACGTCTAAGAACAGTTAAAGATCATGGATTAGAAGGAGGAGGGGAAGTTCCACTTAGCATCTTCATACTACTCCCTCAGTTTGTGCTTATGGGAATGGCTGATGCTTTTTTAGAGGTGGCCAAGATTGAGTTCTTCTATGATCAAGCTCCTGAAACCATGAAAAGTCTCGGAACATCTTATTCACATGCAAGCTTGGGAGTTGGGAACTTTCTAAGCAGCTATTTATTATCAACAGTGTCTCGTGTCTCAAAGAAGAATGGCCACAAAGGGTGGATTTTGAACAACCTGAATGCATCTCATCTTGATtactattatgctttctttgcaATCCTCAACCTTTTGaaccttctcttcttcatcatcctcaGCAGATTCTATGTGTACAAGGTTGAGAATACTGAAAAGATGGATGGATTTCCTTCAgtagaagaaaataaaggagaTAGCATGAAATAG